In Acidovorax sp. 106, the following proteins share a genomic window:
- a CDS encoding sigma-54 dependent transcriptional regulator, translating to MTAHTPDNLPFNASDTPADARQDAALTPEPESGQASGDISGHVLLVDDEAAFQRLGGAFLRNLGHTVTLAGDGAQAQAAFAQQPPELVLLDLAMPPHMDPEIGLELIPRFAPVPVVVLTGHGDHALALRATELGAWDFLTKPIDPDMLRFVVARGLRKARLDAELAALRAGQSQDDLGLVGQAAATVQLRALVRRVAPTQVSVLVLGPTGTGKELVARALHACSARKSEPFVAIHCGALSAELLESELFGHMKGSFTGAYRDQPGLVEAAHGGTLFLDEVGEMPPPMQVKLLRFLQEGTFVPVGGRSQKRADARVVAATHRDLEAMVREGTFREDLFYRLKGVVLRTPSLAERPADIPLLATRFLHRVAQRASLSPSALAWLMARDWPGNVRELKAVVESAGALLMPAQREVDAELLQLASGDLTDASDIAPAHHATLGTQGSTGPLDAALMELEVRMLRDTLAAVAGNQSEAARRLGISRVGLIKKMTRLGLR from the coding sequence ATGACAGCCCACACCCCTGACAACCTGCCATTCAATGCGTCGGACACTCCTGCCGATGCGCGGCAAGATGCCGCACTGACGCCCGAGCCGGAAAGCGGCCAGGCCAGCGGCGACATCAGCGGCCATGTGCTGCTGGTCGATGACGAGGCTGCATTTCAACGCCTGGGCGGTGCGTTTTTGCGCAACCTGGGCCACACCGTCACGCTGGCGGGCGATGGCGCGCAGGCCCAGGCCGCTTTCGCCCAACAGCCGCCCGAGCTGGTGCTGCTAGACCTGGCCATGCCGCCCCACATGGACCCGGAGATCGGCCTGGAGCTGATCCCGCGCTTTGCGCCCGTGCCCGTGGTGGTGCTGACGGGCCACGGCGACCACGCGCTGGCCCTGCGCGCCACCGAGCTGGGCGCCTGGGATTTTTTGACCAAGCCCATTGACCCGGACATGCTGCGCTTTGTTGTGGCGCGCGGGCTGCGCAAGGCCCGGCTGGACGCGGAACTGGCAGCCCTGCGTGCGGGGCAGTCACAGGACGACTTGGGGCTGGTGGGGCAGGCGGCCGCCACGGTGCAACTGCGCGCCCTGGTGCGCCGCGTGGCCCCCACACAGGTCAGCGTGCTGGTGCTGGGCCCCACGGGCACGGGCAAAGAACTGGTGGCCCGTGCCTTGCACGCCTGCAGCGCCCGCAAGAGCGAGCCCTTTGTCGCCATCCACTGCGGCGCGTTGTCGGCAGAGCTGCTGGAGAGCGAACTTTTTGGGCACATGAAGGGCAGCTTCACCGGCGCTTACCGCGACCAGCCGGGCTTGGTAGAGGCCGCACACGGCGGCACGCTGTTTCTGGACGAGGTGGGCGAGATGCCACCGCCCATGCAGGTCAAGCTGCTGCGCTTTTTGCAAGAGGGCACCTTTGTGCCCGTGGGCGGGCGCAGCCAAAAGCGTGCGGATGCGCGCGTGGTTGCGGCCACCCACCGCGATCTGGAAGCGATGGTGCGCGAAGGCACGTTCCGCGAAGACCTGTTTTACCGCCTCAAGGGCGTGGTGCTGCGCACACCGTCTTTGGCAGAGCGGCCCGCCGACATCCCGCTGCTGGCCACGCGGTTTTTGCACCGCGTGGCGCAGCGTGCCAGCCTCTCGCCCAGCGCCCTGGCGTGGCTGATGGCGCGTGACTGGCCGGGCAATGTGCGCGAACTCAAAGCCGTGGTGGAGTCAGCCGGGGCGCTGCTGATGCCCGCGCAGCGCGAGGTAGATGCCGAGCTGCTGCAACTGGCCAGCGGCGACCTAACCGACGCAAGCGACATTGCCCCTGCCCACCACGCCACACTTGGCACGCAGGGCAGCACCGGGCCACTGGACGCAGCCCTGATGGAGCTGGAAGTGCGCATGCTCCGCGACACGCTGGCGGCGGTGGCTGGCAATCAGTCGGAGGCCGCCCGGCGGCTGGGAATCTCGCGGGTGGGGCTGATCAAGAAAATGACGCGGCTGGGCTTGCGTTGA
- a CDS encoding DMT family transporter, producing the protein MPWKHWSAERLGIVLAVLAALGFSFKAIFVKLAYAVPQAVPVDSVTLLALRMAFSVPVFAWVGWRASRALAPLPRRDWLAVIALGLLGYYGSSILDFMGLQYITASLERLILFTYPTLTILIGVLFMGKRASRREVGALLLSYAGIGLAFAHDLHIAGDTRAVLIGAGFVFGSAVSYAFYQAGSEPAIRRLGAARFTALAMLVSTGATLLHFGVSQPVGALVQPAPVYLHALGMALFSTVLPVFMTSAAIRRIGAAKTALIGTLGPVLTIFFGCWILDEPLSWPQMAGAALVLAGVLLISKRGEPAVSPSPSVVHPLAKPGTPSA; encoded by the coding sequence ATGCCCTGGAAACACTGGTCCGCCGAACGCCTCGGCATTGTTCTGGCCGTTTTGGCTGCCCTGGGCTTTTCCTTCAAAGCCATTTTTGTGAAGCTGGCCTACGCGGTGCCGCAAGCGGTGCCGGTGGATTCGGTCACCTTGCTGGCCCTGCGCATGGCGTTTTCCGTGCCCGTGTTTGCCTGGGTGGGCTGGCGCGCCAGCCGCGCCCTGGCCCCGCTGCCCCGGCGCGACTGGCTGGCGGTCATTGCGCTGGGCTTGTTGGGGTACTACGGCTCCAGCATCCTCGACTTCATGGGCTTGCAGTACATCACCGCCAGCCTGGAGCGGCTGATTTTGTTCACCTACCCCACCCTCACCATCCTGATTGGCGTGCTGTTCATGGGCAAACGGGCCTCGCGGCGCGAGGTGGGGGCGCTGCTGCTGTCCTATGCAGGCATTGGCCTGGCGTTTGCGCACGACTTGCACATTGCGGGGGACACGCGCGCCGTGCTCATCGGGGCGGGTTTTGTGTTCGGCTCGGCGGTGTCTTACGCGTTCTATCAGGCGGGCAGCGAGCCCGCCATCCGCAGGCTGGGCGCAGCACGCTTCACCGCCTTGGCCATGTTGGTCTCCACGGGTGCCACGCTGCTGCACTTTGGGGTGTCGCAGCCTGTGGGCGCCTTGGTGCAGCCCGCCCCGGTCTACCTGCACGCGCTGGGCATGGCCCTCTTCTCGACCGTGCTGCCCGTGTTCATGACGTCGGCCGCCATCCGCCGCATCGGCGCAGCCAAAACCGCACTGATCGGCACGCTGGGCCCGGTGCTCACGATCTTTTTTGGCTGCTGGATATTGGACGAACCCTTGTCCTGGCCGCAGATGGCGGGGGCGGCGCTGGTGTTGGCGGGGGTGTTGTTGATCAGCAAGCGGGGGGAGCCTGCAGTGAGTCCATCCCCGAGTGTTGTTCATCCGTTAGCTAAGCCGGGCACCCCATCTGCCTGA
- a CDS encoding LysR family transcriptional regulator, with the protein MNYDLVDLRLFVAMAEERNLTRGAARACLAPSSASHRLRRLEEALNTPLFERQTRGLALTPAGETLLRNAREVFARIEQMHANLQPFASGIRGHVSLWANTHATHTFLPGDLAGFLKHHPQVSVTLEERTSAEIVVAVAGGEIEVGVLADSGSGVGVELVPYRQDRLVLIVPAGHGLAGRSHVGFAEVIDHAFVMLHAGSAIHTFTMNAAAALGRHLDVRIQVRSFEAVCRMVGAGVGIGLVPRGAALQVAGLSEPPVVLEMNEPWAQRDLQICVRKGAVLSGFAQALVAHLRQSAASAS; encoded by the coding sequence GTGAACTACGACCTTGTGGATTTGCGCCTGTTTGTAGCCATGGCCGAAGAGCGCAACCTCACGCGCGGCGCCGCGCGCGCCTGCCTGGCCCCCTCGTCGGCCAGCCACCGGCTGCGGCGGCTGGAAGAGGCCCTGAACACGCCGCTGTTTGAGCGCCAGACCCGGGGCCTGGCCCTCACGCCTGCGGGCGAGACCCTGCTGCGCAATGCCCGCGAGGTGTTTGCGCGCATCGAGCAAATGCACGCCAACCTGCAGCCGTTTGCATCGGGCATTCGCGGCCATGTCAGCCTGTGGGCCAACACGCACGCCACGCATACCTTTTTGCCGGGCGACCTGGCCGGTTTTTTGAAGCACCACCCGCAGGTGAGCGTGACGCTGGAGGAGCGCACCAGCGCAGAAATTGTGGTGGCGGTGGCCGGTGGGGAGATCGAGGTGGGCGTGCTGGCAGACAGCGGCTCGGGCGTGGGGGTGGAGCTGGTTCCGTACCGGCAGGACCGCCTGGTGCTCATCGTGCCTGCAGGCCATGGGCTGGCAGGGCGCTCGCACGTGGGGTTTGCCGAGGTGATCGACCATGCGTTTGTCATGTTGCACGCGGGCTCAGCCATCCACACTTTCACGATGAACGCCGCAGCGGCACTGGGGCGCCACCTCGATGTACGCATCCAGGTGCGCAGTTTTGAGGCCGTGTGCCGCATGGTCGGGGCGGGTGTGGGCATTGGCCTTGTGCCACGGGGTGCCGCCTTGCAGGTGGCAGGCTTGAGCGAGCCGCCCGTGGTGCTGGAGATGAACGAGCCCTGGGCGCAGCGCGACCTGCAGATTTGCGTGCGCAAGGGCGCGGTGTTGTCCGGCTTTGCACAGGCGCTGGTGGCCCATTTGCGCCAGAGCGCGGCGTCTGCAAGCTGA
- a CDS encoding DeoR/GlpR family DNA-binding transcription regulator, with protein sequence MLTTQRKQLILQRLQQEGQIVAKAFSEELGISEDTVRRDLRELAAEGQLQRVHGGALPASAAIGDMQVRAALAPDEKRALGRAGAALVQPGQVVILDGGTTSLQVVQHLPLTLRATVVTHSPTIAVALAGHAQIEVLMLGGRLFRHSMVNVGASVVEAAARLRADLYLMGVTGVHSTAGLTTGDFEEAAVKRALHERAAETVVLASADKLGAASPFTIAPLSELAALVVPASTPAALRKKLQADGVKVSTATA encoded by the coding sequence ATGCTCACCACCCAGCGCAAGCAACTCATCCTCCAGCGCCTTCAGCAGGAGGGCCAGATCGTGGCCAAGGCATTCAGCGAAGAGCTGGGCATCTCAGAAGACACGGTGCGGCGCGATCTGCGCGAGCTGGCCGCTGAAGGCCAGCTGCAGCGCGTGCACGGTGGTGCGCTGCCCGCTTCTGCCGCCATCGGTGATATGCAGGTGCGCGCTGCTTTGGCCCCCGACGAAAAAAGGGCCCTGGGCCGCGCTGGCGCAGCGCTGGTGCAACCAGGCCAGGTGGTGATCCTGGACGGAGGCACCACGTCACTGCAAGTGGTGCAGCACCTGCCGCTTACCCTGCGCGCCACGGTGGTCACCCACAGCCCCACCATTGCGGTAGCACTGGCTGGCCATGCGCAGATCGAGGTGCTGATGCTGGGCGGCCGCCTGTTTCGCCATTCGATGGTGAACGTGGGCGCCAGTGTGGTGGAAGCCGCCGCCCGGCTGCGCGCAGACCTGTACCTGATGGGCGTGACCGGCGTGCACTCCACAGCGGGCTTGACCACGGGCGATTTTGAAGAGGCCGCCGTCAAACGGGCACTGCACGAGCGCGCAGCCGAGACCGTGGTACTGGCCTCTGCAGACAAGCTGGGCGCGGCGTCGCCCTTCACGATTGCCCCCCTCAGCGAACTTGCGGCGCTGGTGGTGCCCGCCTCCACCCCAGCCGCCTTGCGCAAGAAGCTTCAGGCGGACGGCGTGAAGGTCAGCACCGCCACAGCCTGA
- a CDS encoding DUF4406 domain-containing protein, whose product MPDTDAPDCPLLVLIAGPYLSGTDGDPTKIAANRARLEAAALPIYERGHLPLLGEWLALPIVHAAGGREPGDAVFHAYQYPVAERLLARCDAVLRLPGASQGADMDVARAQMRGLPVYHHIDELPVRAASHQGIAA is encoded by the coding sequence ATGCCTGACACCGATGCACCCGATTGCCCACTGCTGGTCCTGATTGCCGGCCCCTACCTGTCGGGCACCGACGGCGACCCGACCAAAATCGCAGCCAACCGTGCCCGGCTGGAGGCTGCGGCACTGCCCATCTACGAGCGCGGCCATCTTCCGTTGTTGGGCGAATGGCTGGCGTTGCCCATCGTCCATGCGGCGGGTGGGCGGGAGCCCGGCGATGCAGTGTTCCACGCCTACCAGTACCCGGTGGCCGAGCGGCTGCTGGCGCGCTGCGATGCCGTGTTGCGCCTGCCCGGCGCATCGCAGGGCGCGGACATGGACGTGGCCCGGGCGCAAATGCGGGGCCTGCCGGTGTACCACCACATCGACGAATTGCCGGTGCGGGCGGCGAGCCACCAAGGGATTGCCGCATGA
- a CDS encoding NUDIX domain-containing protein, translated as MSRPSPAPINAQAEHVRLLDVQLLSNDWYVLRKVTFELQRRDGQWQRLSREAYDRGNGATLLLFNPRRGTVVLTRQFRLPAFLNGCADGHLLEACAGLLDGDDPETCIRREAEEETGYRIRAPRKVFEAYMSPGSVTEKLHFFVADYEVADRVQAGGGLASEGEDIEVVEMALSEALAGIRAGTIEDGKTIMLLQHVALEALQGGKSK; from the coding sequence ATGAGCCGCCCCTCACCCGCACCGATCAACGCCCAGGCTGAGCATGTGCGCCTGCTGGACGTGCAGTTGCTGTCGAACGACTGGTATGTGCTGCGCAAGGTCACGTTCGAGTTGCAACGCCGCGACGGCCAGTGGCAGCGCCTGAGCCGTGAGGCCTACGACCGGGGCAACGGCGCCACGCTGCTGCTGTTCAATCCACGGCGCGGCACGGTGGTGCTCACGCGGCAGTTCCGGCTGCCAGCGTTCCTCAACGGCTGCGCCGATGGCCATCTGCTGGAAGCCTGCGCTGGCCTGCTCGATGGCGACGACCCGGAAACCTGCATCCGCCGCGAAGCCGAAGAAGAAACCGGCTACCGCATCCGCGCCCCCCGCAAGGTGTTTGAGGCCTACATGAGCCCGGGCTCTGTCACCGAAAAGCTGCACTTCTTTGTGGCCGACTACGAAGTTGCAGACCGTGTTCAAGCGGGCGGCGGATTGGCGAGTGAAGGCGAAGACATCGAAGTCGTCGAAATGGCGCTGAGCGAAGCGCTGGCGGGCATCCGTGCGGGCACCATTGAGGACGGCAAAACCATCATGCTGCTGCAGCATGTAGCGCTGGAGGCCTTGCAAGGGGGCAAGAGCAAGTAA
- a CDS encoding class I SAM-dependent methyltransferase encodes MQALLDAIAQMHLPTDAQRIFHGRGGRYPGCEQWTLDAYPPVFVLTSFLPADDATEGQLAAIGAALAERWGAIAPGQPLNWVFQCRNEALRTQGRTETRLMQGEVPDPHTVTEGGARFKTHVLRGQNHGLFLDMAEGRRWVRNYAEARRQDRYGLKVLNLFAYTCAFSVVALQGGAKQVVNVDMSHGAMGIGQQNHQLNGITTGASFLAHDIFSSWGKITRSGPYGLVIVDPPSYQKGSFVATKDYARLMRRLPDLLAPGGHALLCLNAPELGVDFLQNQMQELAPELKFVERVANPAVFADVDEGRALKVLVYQAE; translated from the coding sequence ATGCAAGCCCTGCTCGACGCCATCGCCCAGATGCACCTCCCCACCGACGCCCAGCGCATCTTCCATGGCCGTGGGGGCCGCTACCCAGGCTGCGAGCAGTGGACGCTGGACGCCTACCCGCCCGTCTTTGTGCTCACCAGCTTTTTGCCTGCGGACGACGCAACCGAAGGGCAACTGGCGGCCATCGGCGCTGCGCTGGCTGAGCGCTGGGGGGCCATCGCGCCTGGGCAGCCGCTGAACTGGGTGTTTCAGTGCCGCAACGAAGCCTTGCGCACCCAGGGCCGCACCGAAACGCGGCTGATGCAAGGAGAGGTGCCTGACCCGCACACCGTGACGGAGGGCGGTGCGCGCTTCAAAACCCATGTGCTGCGCGGCCAGAACCATGGCCTGTTCCTGGACATGGCCGAAGGCCGCCGCTGGGTGCGCAACTATGCCGAGGCCCGCAGACAGGACCGCTATGGGCTGAAGGTGCTCAATCTGTTTGCCTACACCTGCGCGTTCTCGGTGGTGGCGCTGCAGGGCGGGGCCAAGCAGGTAGTCAACGTGGACATGAGCCACGGGGCCATGGGCATTGGCCAGCAGAACCACCAGCTCAACGGCATCACCACCGGGGCAAGCTTTCTGGCGCACGACATCTTCAGCAGCTGGGGCAAGATCACCCGCAGCGGGCCTTACGGCCTCGTCATTGTGGACCCGCCCAGCTACCAAAAAGGCAGCTTTGTGGCTACCAAAGACTATGCCCGCCTGATGCGCCGCCTGCCCGACTTGTTGGCCCCCGGCGGCCACGCATTGCTCTGCCTGAACGCGCCCGAGCTGGGCGTGGACTTTTTGCAAAACCAGATGCAGGAACTCGCGCCCGAGCTGAAGTTTGTCGAGCGCGTGGCCAACCCGGCCGTGTTTGCCGACGTGGACGAGGGCAGGGCGCTGAAAGTGTTGGTGTACCAGGCCGAGTAA
- a CDS encoding EVE domain-containing protein, producing the protein MTISPQAYAPRYWLMKSEPEECSIDDALAAPGATVPWTGVRNYQARNFMRDGMQVGDGVLFYHSSCPEPGIAGIARVASGTRADPTQFDPASPYFDPKSPADAPRWLLLDVQALRKTRLVSLAALRSTPALASMRVLQKGSRLSITPVEPDEWEAVAQLLAR; encoded by the coding sequence ATGACTATCTCCCCCCAGGCCTATGCGCCCCGCTACTGGCTCATGAAGTCCGAGCCCGAAGAGTGCTCCATCGACGACGCCCTGGCCGCCCCTGGCGCCACTGTGCCCTGGACGGGCGTGCGCAACTACCAGGCGCGCAACTTCATGCGCGATGGCATGCAGGTGGGTGACGGCGTGCTGTTCTACCACTCCAGCTGCCCTGAGCCCGGCATTGCAGGCATTGCCCGGGTGGCCAGCGGCACCCGGGCCGACCCCACGCAGTTCGACCCGGCGTCGCCCTACTTCGACCCCAAGTCGCCCGCCGACGCCCCCCGCTGGCTGCTGCTGGACGTGCAGGCCCTGCGCAAAACACGCCTCGTCAGCCTGGCAGCGCTGCGCAGCACCCCGGCGCTGGCCAGCATGCGGGTGCTGCAAAAGGGCAGCCGCTTGTCCATCACACCGGTGGAGCCTGACGAGTGGGAGGCCGTGGCGCAACTGCTGGCCCGCTGA
- a CDS encoding DUF3592 domain-containing protein, giving the protein MPSTSTPHPPQPTTSAGRWRPGPGASPLTLSLAALFLLPFVVIGLSMLLFGVGPKVVDWVRAQSWQATPAVVESATTVRDPGQHGGAAYGVEVRYRYEVNGQVYRGQRASLHTGDENLSLFQQQLGERLEAAQRTGNPVQVWVHPAQPSESIADRSLRLDLLALELVVALGFTGFGLGMWWVLLITWRSLRLERKAANARHTLSPEP; this is encoded by the coding sequence ATGCCTAGCACCTCAACACCGCACCCACCTCAGCCCACCACCAGCGCAGGCCGCTGGCGCCCAGGGCCTGGGGCATCGCCGCTCACACTCAGCTTGGCAGCGCTCTTTTTGCTGCCCTTTGTCGTGATCGGTCTGAGCATGCTGCTGTTTGGTGTTGGCCCCAAAGTGGTGGACTGGGTGCGTGCTCAGTCGTGGCAGGCCACACCAGCGGTGGTGGAGTCTGCCACCACCGTGCGCGATCCAGGGCAACACGGTGGAGCGGCCTATGGAGTGGAGGTGCGCTACCGCTACGAAGTCAATGGGCAGGTGTACCGGGGGCAGCGAGCCTCGCTGCACACGGGCGACGAAAACCTGAGCCTGTTCCAGCAGCAGCTGGGTGAAAGGCTGGAGGCCGCGCAACGCACGGGCAACCCGGTGCAGGTGTGGGTGCATCCTGCGCAGCCTTCCGAGTCCATCGCCGACCGCAGCCTGCGCCTGGACTTGTTGGCGCTGGAGCTGGTGGTGGCGTTGGGCTTTACGGGCTTCGGCCTGGGCATGTGGTGGGTGTTGCTAATCACCTGGCGCAGCTTGCGTCTGGAACGCAAGGCAGCGAACGCCCGACACACACTGAGCCCTGAGCCCTGA
- a CDS encoding DUF3592 domain-containing protein — MKRPAGADKKPTLLGLLVLAVFAVPFAAAGLGILLFMTAPMVYDWARMQTWQSVSAQVESATLQSHTSSKGGTSYSVSTRYRYQMAGVEYTGNRASITSRADNIGSFQERLGHKLQGAQRTGQPVLVWVNPAQPDESVVDRSLRPGLLALQLGLALVFGAFGGNIVFWMARTLWRKLRDPATA, encoded by the coding sequence ATGAAAAGACCCGCTGGTGCCGACAAAAAGCCAACCCTGCTTGGGCTGCTCGTGCTTGCCGTGTTCGCCGTGCCATTTGCTGCCGCAGGCCTGGGCATCCTGCTCTTCATGACCGCACCCATGGTGTACGACTGGGCGCGCATGCAAACGTGGCAAAGCGTGTCTGCGCAGGTGGAATCAGCCACCCTCCAGAGCCACACCTCCAGCAAAGGGGGCACCTCTTACAGCGTATCCACCCGCTATCGCTACCAGATGGCTGGGGTGGAATACACCGGGAACCGCGCCTCCATCACCTCGCGTGCAGACAACATCGGCAGCTTTCAAGAGCGACTGGGGCACAAGCTGCAAGGCGCCCAGCGCACAGGCCAGCCAGTGCTGGTGTGGGTCAACCCCGCGCAGCCCGACGAGTCGGTCGTGGACCGCAGCCTGCGCCCCGGGCTACTGGCCTTGCAGTTGGGGCTGGCCCTGGTGTTTGGCGCTTTCGGAGGCAATATCGTGTTCTGGATGGCCCGCACGCTGTGGCGCAAGCTGCGCGACCCTGCAACCGCCTGA
- a CDS encoding HPP family protein, whose product MPKRISVWFHSRVLSNTLSLSSSERWKASLGALLCLAACGLLLRSLPLDAHWLLAPVGASVVILFVQFHSPVAQPWPLLGSYLVATLVGLACSHWVAQPAWAAALAVALCIWLMARLNCVHPPGGALALLLVLNGPYTPAQMLAVGELIGINAVALLVATLLINSWVLRRRYPHSSTPPGPGHRTQDRTPIERMGLTHTDLESAVKTLNTFVDVQEDELVEIYNLAVDHAFGRHVGLTCADIMSRDVITAHFDTDLAVAWQLLCKHKIKSLPVIDRFDRLIGIVTVADFLRQIDAQATPKDLATLVQALLKRTPGPYADKPEVVGQIMSPEVFTATPQTPLSELIRQISQRALPHVPVIDARRKVVGMVTQSDLLVALYKSIALDQASQSAKA is encoded by the coding sequence GTGCCCAAAAGAATCAGCGTCTGGTTTCACTCCAGGGTGCTCAGCAATACCCTGTCCTTATCGAGCAGCGAACGCTGGAAAGCCAGCCTGGGGGCACTGCTGTGCCTGGCAGCCTGCGGGCTGCTGCTGCGCAGCTTGCCGCTGGATGCGCACTGGCTGCTCGCCCCTGTGGGGGCCAGTGTGGTGATTTTGTTCGTGCAGTTTCACAGCCCGGTGGCGCAGCCGTGGCCGTTGCTGGGCAGCTACCTGGTTGCCACCCTGGTGGGGCTGGCCTGCTCGCACTGGGTGGCGCAGCCCGCGTGGGCCGCGGCCCTGGCGGTGGCTCTGTGCATTTGGCTCATGGCCCGGCTCAATTGCGTGCACCCGCCGGGGGGCGCGCTGGCTTTGTTGCTGGTGCTCAACGGGCCTTACACCCCCGCGCAAATGCTGGCTGTGGGCGAGCTGATTGGCATCAACGCTGTGGCCTTGCTGGTGGCCACCTTGCTGATCAACAGCTGGGTTTTGCGCCGCCGTTACCCGCACAGCAGCACACCGCCTGGCCCGGGCCACCGCACGCAAGACCGGACGCCCATAGAGCGCATGGGGCTGACCCACACCGACCTGGAGAGCGCCGTCAAAACGCTCAACACCTTTGTGGACGTGCAGGAAGACGAACTGGTCGAGATTTACAACCTGGCGGTTGACCATGCGTTTGGGCGCCATGTGGGGTTGACCTGCGCGGACATCATGTCGCGCGATGTCATCACCGCCCACTTTGACACCGACCTGGCCGTGGCCTGGCAGTTGCTGTGCAAGCACAAGATCAAGTCGTTGCCGGTGATCGACCGGTTTGACCGCCTGATCGGCATCGTGACGGTGGCAGATTTTCTGCGCCAGATCGATGCCCAGGCCACACCCAAAGACCTGGCAACACTGGTGCAGGCGCTGCTCAAGCGCACCCCGGGGCCTTATGCCGACAAGCCCGAGGTGGTGGGCCAGATCATGAGCCCGGAGGTTTTTACCGCCACGCCGCAAACACCGCTGTCTGAGCTGATTCGCCAGATCTCGCAGCGCGCCCTGCCCCATGTGCCGGTGATTGACGCGCGGCGCAAGGTGGTGGGCATGGTCACGCAGTCTGACCTGCTGGTGGCGCTGTACAAGAGCATCGCACTGGACCAGGCCAGCCAGTCGGCCAAGGCTTGA
- a CDS encoding DUF4148 domain-containing protein, whose protein sequence is MPISKNLNIVLIAMALSVPGISFANTQYHLVDGEAGYKEFPGHVKPSGLERSDVIRELQKSRADGSLAALSRGNALQNTRDQAKGSTLTREQVRAEAMRPGQRNSNASSIDGEK, encoded by the coding sequence ATGCCTATCTCCAAAAACTTGAATATCGTTTTGATTGCAATGGCATTGTCCGTGCCAGGTATTTCGTTTGCCAACACCCAATACCACTTGGTGGATGGGGAGGCGGGTTACAAAGAATTTCCGGGGCACGTGAAGCCCAGCGGGCTTGAACGCTCAGACGTCATCAGGGAACTGCAGAAGTCCCGCGCCGATGGATCATTGGCTGCACTGTCGCGTGGCAATGCCTTGCAAAACACAAGAGACCAAGCCAAAGGCAGCACGCTGACCCGAGAACAAGTGCGTGCAGAGGCCATGCGCCCAGGCCAGCGCAATAGCAATGCCAGCTCAATCGATGGTGAAAAGTAA